One window from the genome of Desulforhopalus sp. encodes:
- the rfbB gene encoding dTDP-glucose 4,6-dehydratase, protein MKNKRTVLVTGGCGFIGANFVRLLHSHHGDWRVVNLDKLTYAGNLQNLAGIIEGENYRFVRGDICDAELVERLFHEEGFDTVVHFAAESHVDRSITGPGEFIRTNIGGTFTLLEAARQNWPGDKAQEAGHCFLHVSTDEVYGSLGSTGYFTETTAYDPRSPYSASKASSDHLASAYFHTYGLPVRITNCSNNYGPYQFPEKLIPLIFNNALNNRPLPVYGDGKNVRDWLYVQDHCEAIVEVLTKGRNGQCYNIGGNNEKQNLEVVTLICDLLDKKLGLGESGQPRRSLITFVADRLGHDRRYAIDATKIKEQLGWQPRMTFAEGMDQTVDWYLANLHWVADIVSGEYQMYYAEMYRL, encoded by the coding sequence ATGAAAAATAAGCGTACCGTGCTGGTGACCGGAGGTTGTGGGTTCATCGGGGCGAATTTTGTTCGGTTGCTGCACAGCCACCATGGCGATTGGCGGGTGGTAAATCTTGATAAACTCACCTATGCCGGTAACTTGCAAAACCTTGCGGGGATTATCGAAGGGGAAAACTACCGCTTTGTCCGGGGCGATATCTGCGATGCCGAATTGGTTGAGAGGCTTTTTCATGAGGAAGGCTTTGACACGGTTGTCCACTTCGCCGCCGAGTCGCATGTCGATCGATCGATTACCGGCCCCGGAGAGTTCATCCGCACCAATATTGGCGGCACCTTTACCCTCCTTGAAGCAGCGCGGCAGAATTGGCCGGGGGACAAGGCGCAGGAGGCAGGACACTGTTTTCTCCATGTCAGTACCGATGAGGTCTACGGTTCTCTTGGTTCGACCGGGTATTTCACCGAGACCACGGCCTACGACCCACGGTCGCCGTATTCGGCATCGAAGGCCTCCTCCGACCACCTGGCAAGTGCCTATTTCCACACCTACGGTCTGCCGGTGCGCATAACCAACTGTTCGAACAACTACGGGCCGTATCAATTTCCGGAAAAACTCATCCCCCTCATCTTCAATAACGCCCTGAACAACCGACCCCTGCCGGTTTACGGTGACGGCAAGAATGTCCGCGACTGGTTGTATGTGCAGGATCACTGTGAGGCGATTGTCGAGGTGTTGACCAAGGGTAGGAACGGCCAGTGCTACAATATCGGTGGCAATAACGAGAAGCAAAATCTTGAGGTGGTCACCCTTATCTGTGATCTTCTTGACAAAAAGCTTGGCCTGGGCGAATCAGGGCAGCCGCGCCGCTCGCTTATCACCTTCGTGGCCGATCGTTTGGGCCATGACCGCCGCTACGCCATCGATGCAACGAAAATCAAGGAGCAGCTTGGTTGGCAGCCGCGGATGACCTTTGCCGAGGGTATGGACCAAACCGTCGATTGGTATCTTGCCAACCTTCATTGGGTGGCCGATATCGTCAGCGGCGAATACCAGATGTATTATGCCGAGATGTATCGCTTGTAA
- the rfbC gene encoding dTDP-4-dehydrorhamnose 3,5-epimerase, which yields MKVTATAIPEVLLIEPRVFGDDRGFFFESFNQREWLEETGLKRDFVQDNHSRSNKGVLRGLHYQIKQSQGKLVRVVSGEVFDVAVDLRRSSATFGKWVGALLSAENKLQLWIPEGFGHGFVVLSETAEFLYRTTDYYAPEYERCIIWNDPELGIEWPISAPPVLSTKDAAGLPFRSAEVFEADPGNDRFTSPK from the coding sequence ATGAAAGTTACAGCAACAGCCATTCCAGAAGTTTTGCTCATCGAGCCACGGGTGTTCGGTGATGACCGGGGTTTTTTCTTTGAGAGTTTTAATCAGCGCGAGTGGCTGGAAGAGACCGGACTGAAGCGGGATTTCGTTCAGGACAACCATTCTCGGTCAAATAAAGGGGTTTTGCGTGGTCTGCACTATCAGATCAAGCAATCCCAGGGGAAGCTGGTGCGGGTGGTCAGCGGTGAGGTCTTCGATGTTGCTGTTGATTTGCGGCGATCATCCGCCACCTTCGGCAAATGGGTCGGAGCCCTGCTGTCGGCGGAGAATAAGTTGCAGCTGTGGATCCCCGAAGGTTTTGGCCATGGTTTTGTCGTTTTGTCCGAGACTGCGGAGTTTCTTTACCGCACCACCGACTATTACGCCCCAGAGTATGAGCGCTGCATCATCTGGAATGACCCTGAACTGGGCATTGAGTGGCCGATATCGGCGCCGCCAGTCCTTTCCACAAAAGATGCCGCCGGCCTTCCCTTCCGCAGTGCCGAAGTTTTCGAGGCAGATCCGGGCAACGACAGATTCACGAGTCCTAAGTAA
- a CDS encoding phosphatase yields the protein MHIEVDSHTHTIASGHAYSTLGENVAAAAAAGIKLLALTEHGPAMPGSPHIWYFRNMRVIPRILNGVGVLRGIEANIIDWQGKLDIDDSLPPLLDIVLASLHEPVIEPSTKNRHTDAVIGAMASGKIDVFAHGGNPAFPIDVEEVAKAASAYKVLVEINNSSLTTSRPGSEKNCSSLAEAVGRHGACLTFGSDAHIAYNVGRFTECTEFIENIGFPSDRILSTSCYAFLTFLQERHKENLDAFFEIGAPMTKSV from the coding sequence ATGCACATTGAGGTTGATAGCCATACCCACACAATCGCCAGCGGCCACGCTTACAGCACACTGGGTGAGAACGTCGCCGCCGCCGCTGCCGCTGGAATCAAGCTCCTGGCTTTAACAGAACATGGCCCGGCCATGCCGGGCAGCCCACACATCTGGTACTTCAGGAACATGCGGGTCATCCCCCGGATCCTTAACGGGGTAGGGGTTCTCAGGGGTATAGAGGCAAACATCATCGACTGGCAGGGTAAGCTTGATATCGATGACAGCCTACCACCACTGTTGGATATCGTCCTCGCCAGCCTCCATGAGCCGGTCATCGAACCTTCCACCAAGAACCGGCATACCGATGCGGTTATCGGGGCCATGGCCTCAGGGAAGATCGATGTCTTCGCCCACGGCGGCAACCCCGCCTTTCCAATCGATGTCGAGGAGGTAGCCAAGGCGGCAAGTGCCTATAAGGTCCTGGTCGAGATCAACAACTCCTCGCTCACCACCTCCCGTCCCGGCAGTGAGAAAAACTGCAGCTCCCTCGCTGAGGCAGTTGGCCGTCATGGCGCCTGCCTCACCTTCGGCAGCGACGCACACATCGCCTACAACGTTGGACGATTTACCGAATGCACCGAATTTATAGAAAATATCGGCTTTCCAAGCGACCGAATCCTCAGCACCAGCTGTTATGCCTTCTTGACCTTTCTCCAAGAAAGGCACAAGGAAAATCTCGATGCCTTCTTCGAGATAGGCGCCCCAATGACAAAATCAGTGTAG
- a CDS encoding isocitrate dehydrogenase (NADP(+)), whose amino-acid sequence MKKIQVTNPVVELDGDEMTRIIWQFIKESLILPYLDLDIRYYDLSIQSRDASDDQVTIDAANAIKQFGVGIKCATITPDEGRVKEFKLKKMYKSPNGTIRNILDGTVFREPIVVKNIPRLVTTWKRPICIGRHAFGDQYKATDFVVQGRGKLTVTFTPEDGSEPQSYDVYNFQGCGVAMTMYNTDASITGFAHSCFNQAIHKKWPLYLSTKNTILKQYDGRFKDIFAELYQSTYKGLMDALGITYEHRLIDDMVASALKWDGGFVWACKNYDGDVQSDTLAQGFGSLGLMTSTLVTPDGKTMEAEAAHGTVTRHYREHQQGRPTSTNPIASIFAWTRGLAFRGKMDGNRPLIAFCQALEDVCIETVEDGKMTKDLALCIYGKDLQPNHYLTTEAFLAVLATNLQEKLAKGFEE is encoded by the coding sequence ATGAAAAAGATACAAGTAACTAACCCGGTTGTGGAGCTGGATGGCGATGAGATGACGCGGATTATCTGGCAATTTATTAAAGAATCGCTGATCTTACCCTATCTTGATCTGGATATCCGTTACTACGATTTGTCGATCCAGTCGAGAGATGCCAGTGATGATCAGGTGACCATTGATGCGGCCAACGCTATCAAACAATTCGGGGTCGGCATTAAATGCGCGACAATCACACCCGATGAAGGACGGGTGAAGGAATTCAAGCTGAAAAAGATGTACAAATCGCCAAACGGCACGATCCGCAATATTCTTGACGGGACGGTGTTTCGCGAGCCTATCGTGGTGAAGAATATTCCCCGGCTGGTAACTACTTGGAAAAGGCCGATTTGTATTGGGCGCCACGCCTTCGGCGACCAATACAAGGCAACTGATTTTGTTGTTCAAGGACGGGGAAAATTGACGGTTACCTTTACTCCTGAGGATGGCAGCGAGCCCCAGAGCTACGACGTGTATAACTTCCAGGGCTGCGGGGTGGCAATGACCATGTATAACACCGATGCCTCGATCACCGGCTTTGCTCATTCGTGTTTTAACCAGGCCATTCATAAAAAGTGGCCATTATACCTTTCAACAAAAAATACTATTTTAAAACAGTATGATGGGCGGTTTAAAGACATCTTTGCCGAACTCTACCAAAGCACCTACAAAGGGCTGATGGATGCCCTGGGTATCACCTATGAACATCGCCTGATTGACGACATGGTGGCCTCAGCGCTGAAATGGGATGGTGGCTTTGTCTGGGCCTGCAAAAATTATGATGGTGATGTCCAGTCGGATACCCTGGCACAGGGTTTCGGCTCGCTTGGCTTGATGACCTCAACCCTGGTGACTCCGGATGGTAAGACCATGGAGGCCGAGGCCGCACATGGTACCGTCACCCGCCATTACCGGGAGCATCAGCAGGGAAGACCAACCTCCACTAACCCCATTGCCTCGATCTTCGCCTGGACGAGGGGCTTGGCCTTCCGCGGCAAAATGGATGGTAACCGGCCGCTCATAGCCTTTTGCCAGGCGCTGGAAGATGTTTGTATCGAGACGGTGGAAGATGGGAAAATGACCAAAGACCTGGCCTTGTGCATTTACGGGAAGGATCTCCAGCCGAACCACTATTTAACGACTGAGGCCTTTTTGGCGGTCCTTGCCACAAATCTACAGGAGAAGCTGGCCAAAGGCTTCGAGGAGTAA
- a CDS encoding cytochrome c, whose translation MLPADHCKIAVSCGAFLLFLTLSSCGTAPVGDPGNGQTWYKMNNCGACHGETGKGGRAPDITNLDMSFGSFVKKLRKKDAPIMPPFPESKISERDAADIYAYLKSAK comes from the coding sequence ATGCTGCCTGCCGATCATTGTAAAATTGCCGTAAGCTGCGGTGCTTTTCTCCTTTTCCTGACCCTTTCCTCTTGCGGAACAGCCCCGGTTGGCGACCCGGGAAACGGCCAAACATGGTACAAGATGAACAACTGCGGTGCCTGTCACGGTGAAACAGGTAAAGGTGGCCGAGCTCCCGACATCACCAACCTCGACATGAGCTTTGGTAGTTTTGTCAAAAAACTGCGAAAGAAAGATGCGCCAATAATGCCACCCTTTCCAGAGTCAAAAATCTCCGAACGAGATGCGGCAGATATTTATGCCTACTTGAAAAGCGCCAAATAA